One Peterkaempfera bronchialis DNA window includes the following coding sequences:
- a CDS encoding acetoacetate decarboxylase family protein, protein MKQNYDVKDFFKYLGYPSGDQPYWSEDLRTLSVYCRGDAANLQALLEPTPFELADDRFVVQIADFGNATPGPFYDSGVVIPVRYKDHVGVNYYFEYEDQPWSVAFGREVWGYPKHFGEIRLTDGEAGVRGTVQRAGELIFDISMVPEEGYSNEAWADMALYPHLQVHALPEANGPSFKAFEIVSRDTSKDFVLKRKCFGPAEVQLTSVLSVNGVDLKLVEVLGGEYSVGDYGCTVENGISTVVDDLLADGRQESAS, encoded by the coding sequence ATGAAGCAGAACTACGATGTCAAGGACTTCTTCAAGTACCTGGGATACCCGAGTGGCGACCAGCCCTACTGGTCCGAGGACCTCCGCACCCTCTCGGTCTACTGCCGGGGCGACGCCGCCAACCTCCAGGCGCTGCTGGAGCCCACCCCGTTCGAGCTGGCCGACGACCGGTTCGTGGTGCAGATCGCCGATTTCGGCAACGCGACCCCCGGACCCTTCTATGACTCCGGCGTCGTCATCCCGGTCCGCTACAAGGACCATGTGGGGGTCAACTACTACTTCGAGTACGAGGACCAGCCGTGGAGCGTGGCCTTCGGCCGTGAGGTGTGGGGCTACCCGAAGCACTTCGGTGAGATCCGGCTGACGGACGGCGAGGCCGGCGTCCGGGGCACCGTCCAGCGGGCCGGTGAGCTGATCTTCGACATCTCGATGGTGCCGGAGGAGGGCTACTCCAACGAGGCGTGGGCCGACATGGCCCTCTACCCGCACCTCCAGGTCCATGCGCTGCCCGAGGCCAATGGGCCGAGTTTCAAGGCGTTCGAGATCGTCTCCCGCGACACCTCCAAGGACTTCGTCCTCAAGCGGAAGTGCTTCGGCCCGGCCGAGGTCCAGCTGACCTCGGTGCTCTCGGTCAACGGCGTGGACCTCAAGCTGGTGGAGGTCCTGGGCGGGGAGTACTCCGTCGGCGACTACGGCTGCACGGTCGAGAACGGCATCTCCACGGTGGTCGACGACCTGCTGGCGGACGGTCGCCAGGAGTCGGCGAGCTAG
- a CDS encoding SDR family NAD(P)-dependent oxidoreductase, which produces MQSKEPTLPGLFSLTGLFSLSGQTALVTGASGGLGRAQCLALGAAGARVIVSDLDPEAAQQACDHLAEQGVDCVPLELDVTSTHSVNEAFDALDARGDSPDILVNNAGVSLRNSALEATEDEFDLTLTVNLRGTYFTAQRAARTMSRRGGGRIVNISSIGGLAVDGERSSVYDASKAAVVQVTRNMAYEWGRHGIRVNSIAPGYMRTAMTSDLLPSREVEERIVRDHIPLGRVGEPGDLSGAVLFLASQASAYVTGHTLTVDGGWLVAL; this is translated from the coding sequence ATGCAGAGCAAGGAACCGACCCTACCCGGCCTCTTCAGCCTGACTGGCCTCTTCAGCCTGAGTGGGCAGACCGCCCTGGTCACCGGTGCCTCGGGAGGGCTGGGCCGCGCCCAGTGCCTGGCGCTGGGCGCGGCCGGCGCCCGAGTGATCGTCTCCGACCTCGACCCCGAGGCCGCGCAGCAAGCCTGCGACCACCTCGCGGAGCAGGGAGTCGACTGCGTCCCGCTGGAACTCGACGTCACTTCGACACACAGCGTCAACGAGGCATTCGACGCCCTGGACGCCCGGGGCGACAGCCCGGACATCCTGGTCAACAACGCGGGCGTCTCGCTGCGCAACAGCGCACTGGAGGCGACCGAGGACGAGTTCGACCTCACCCTCACCGTCAATCTGCGCGGCACCTACTTCACCGCGCAGCGCGCCGCCCGCACCATGAGCAGGCGCGGCGGCGGGCGCATCGTCAACATCTCCTCCATCGGCGGCCTCGCGGTGGACGGCGAGCGCTCCTCCGTGTACGACGCATCCAAGGCCGCCGTCGTCCAGGTGACCCGCAATATGGCCTATGAGTGGGGCAGGCACGGGATCCGGGTGAACTCCATCGCCCCCGGATACATGAGGACCGCCATGACCTCCGACCTGCTGCCCAGCCGGGAGGTCGAGGAGCGGATCGTACGCGACCACATCCCGCTCGGCAGGGTCGGCGAGCCGGGCGACCTCAGCGGCGCCGTCCTCTTCCTGGCCTCGCAGGCTTCGGCCTATGTCACCGGCCACACGCTGACGGTCGACGGCGGCTGGCTGGTCGCGCTGTAG
- a CDS encoding amino acid ABC transporter ATP-binding protein, with product MTTAFVELDRVTKKYGENTVLDQVDLAVARHEVVTLIGASGSGKSTLLRCVNGLEAVQGGRISLNGDVISGEGVDLVRLRRRVGIVFQSYNLFPHMTVLRNCTLTPVRAGVATKAQAEADARVMLERVGLKDKADAYPDQLSGGQQQRVAIARAMLMRPEVLLLDEITSALDPELVIEVLNLVRELAADGITMMMTTHEMPFAREISSRICFLHRGTVLEQGPPEQIFDSPGTPELKAFLRRIHEAGRD from the coding sequence ATGACGACTGCATTCGTGGAACTCGACCGGGTGACGAAGAAGTACGGGGAGAACACCGTCCTCGACCAGGTGGACCTCGCCGTCGCCCGGCACGAGGTGGTCACCCTCATCGGCGCCTCGGGATCGGGGAAGTCGACCCTGCTGCGCTGTGTCAACGGACTCGAAGCGGTCCAGGGCGGCAGGATCTCGCTCAATGGCGACGTCATCTCCGGCGAGGGGGTCGACCTGGTCAGGCTGCGCCGCCGGGTCGGGATCGTCTTCCAGAGCTACAACCTCTTCCCGCATATGACGGTGCTGAGGAACTGCACCCTCACCCCCGTGCGGGCCGGGGTCGCCACCAAGGCCCAGGCGGAGGCCGACGCGCGCGTCATGCTGGAGCGGGTGGGCCTGAAGGACAAGGCCGACGCCTACCCCGACCAGCTCTCGGGAGGGCAGCAGCAGCGCGTGGCCATCGCCCGCGCCATGCTGATGCGCCCGGAGGTGCTGCTGCTCGACGAGATCACCTCGGCGCTCGACCCTGAGCTGGTGATCGAGGTGCTGAACCTGGTCCGCGAACTGGCGGCCGACGGCATCACGATGATGATGACGACGCATGAGATGCCCTTCGCCCGCGAGATCTCCTCCAGGATCTGCTTCCTGCACCGGGGCACCGTGCTGGAGCAGGGACCCCCGGAGCAGATCTTCGACTCGCCCGGCACGCCGGAGCTGAAGGCGTTCCTGCGCAGGATCCACGAGGCCGGCCGCGACTGA
- a CDS encoding amino acid ABC transporter permease, giving the protein MADTRTSRREPAVAELPDAQEPSPARPLSTAKYLGSAAVLALLAVVLCYQFVGTALTPAGPLHLLLGIVLPVLLLGGPLLAAYRRSKLSDREWDERRYTEARVSAARSRNASISSLGLTGFVAVVALVGLLVFTNDGAVQKTFFNVDFMTGSLVDIFKALVVNVEIAVGAQILAMAFGLLLAIGRLLPDKGFWPVRALSIAYIDIFRGIPSVVLIYLVCFGLPLTDVPVLSKGDPVVYAIVALALTYSAYNAELYRAGIESINKGQTSAALSMGLSQADVLRFVILPQMSRNIAAPMLSQFIGLQKDTALVIVVGIIDAFSQAKIYSANDFNLSAVTAVCFVFVLITIPQTRFVDYLLARSGTKLKKV; this is encoded by the coding sequence ATGGCGGACACCAGGACCTCCCGAAGAGAACCCGCCGTAGCGGAACTCCCCGACGCCCAGGAGCCCTCCCCGGCCCGGCCGCTCTCCACCGCCAAGTACCTCGGCAGCGCGGCCGTGCTGGCCCTGCTGGCGGTGGTGCTCTGCTACCAGTTCGTCGGCACCGCACTCACCCCGGCCGGACCGCTGCACCTCCTCCTGGGCATCGTCCTCCCGGTCCTGCTCCTGGGCGGCCCGCTGCTGGCCGCCTACCGCCGGAGCAAGCTGTCGGACCGGGAATGGGACGAGCGCCGCTACACCGAGGCGCGGGTCTCCGCCGCCCGGTCCAGGAACGCATCGATCTCCTCGCTCGGCCTGACCGGATTCGTGGCCGTCGTCGCACTGGTCGGACTGCTGGTCTTCACCAATGACGGCGCGGTGCAGAAGACGTTCTTCAACGTCGACTTCATGACCGGCAGCCTCGTCGACATCTTCAAGGCGCTGGTCGTCAATGTCGAGATCGCCGTCGGCGCACAGATCCTGGCGATGGCCTTCGGACTCCTCCTCGCCATCGGAAGGCTGCTGCCCGACAAGGGGTTCTGGCCGGTCCGGGCCCTCTCCATCGCCTACATCGACATCTTCCGCGGCATTCCGTCCGTGGTCCTGATCTACCTGGTGTGCTTCGGACTCCCGCTCACCGATGTCCCGGTCCTCAGCAAGGGCGACCCCGTCGTCTATGCGATCGTGGCGCTGGCCCTCACCTACAGCGCGTACAACGCCGAGCTGTACCGGGCCGGAATCGAGTCCATCAACAAGGGCCAGACCTCGGCGGCGCTCTCCATGGGACTCTCCCAGGCGGACGTGCTCAGATTCGTCATCCTGCCGCAGATGTCGCGGAACATCGCCGCCCCGATGCTGAGTCAGTTCATCGGCCTCCAGAAGGACACCGCACTGGTGATCGTCGTCGGCATCATCGACGCGTTCAGCCAGGCGAAGATCTACTCGGCGAATGACTTCAACCTCTCTGCGGTGACCGCCGTGTGCTTTGTGTTCGTCCTCATCACCATCCCGCAGACCCGCTTCGTCGACTACCTGCTGGCTCGCTCCGGCACAAAGCTGAAGAAGGTCTGA
- a CDS encoding ABC transporter substrate-binding protein — translation MKKSLWSGIAAAVAGLLALTGCSGHPSEAAPGKGSFGDCTVTDNPPIHKMDTIQSGALTVAASLPYPAGYRGNTLDSVDGGYMYCLDAEIANRAGLKKIHLVNASFEALVTAKASNFDFAVWDIYNTPERRKVVDFSTPYNTYETGVLVKTGSKLTQDSIKNATVGVLAGSVQLKFVDDTLKPRKVRVFNSNDDLFNALLAGQIDAALNDTATVMPRAAKSGGKLEVLGKYPVGGDVAALFPKGSSKVEAVDLILADMKKDGTLKAIMDKWLNPILGGDPTKLPDWSS, via the coding sequence GTGAAGAAGTCGCTCTGGTCCGGCATTGCCGCTGCGGTCGCCGGACTGCTCGCGCTCACGGGTTGCTCAGGCCATCCCTCGGAGGCCGCACCGGGAAAGGGGTCGTTCGGGGACTGCACGGTCACCGACAACCCGCCGATCCACAAGATGGACACCATTCAGAGCGGTGCGCTCACCGTCGCCGCATCGCTGCCCTACCCGGCCGGTTACCGGGGCAACACGCTCGACTCCGTCGACGGCGGCTATATGTACTGCCTTGACGCGGAGATAGCGAACCGGGCCGGTCTCAAGAAGATCCACCTGGTCAACGCCTCCTTCGAAGCCCTGGTGACAGCCAAGGCATCGAACTTCGACTTCGCGGTCTGGGACATCTACAACACCCCGGAGCGCCGCAAGGTCGTGGATTTCTCGACCCCGTACAACACCTATGAGACGGGCGTCCTGGTCAAGACGGGATCGAAGCTCACCCAGGACTCCATCAAGAACGCGACCGTGGGCGTGCTGGCCGGGTCGGTGCAGCTGAAGTTCGTCGACGACACCTTGAAGCCCCGGAAGGTACGGGTCTTCAACTCCAACGACGACCTCTTCAACGCCCTGCTCGCTGGCCAGATCGACGCGGCGCTGAACGACACCGCGACCGTCATGCCGAGGGCCGCGAAGTCGGGCGGCAAGCTCGAAGTGCTCGGCAAGTACCCGGTCGGCGGCGATGTCGCCGCCCTCTTCCCCAAGGGCTCGTCCAAGGTCGAGGCGGTCGATCTGATCCTCGCCGACATGAAGAAGGACGGAACCCTCAAGGCCATCATGGACAAGTGGCTCAACCCGATCCTCGGCGGTGACCCCACCAAGCTCCCCGACTGGAGCTCCTGA
- the pruA gene encoding L-glutamate gamma-semialdehyde dehydrogenase, which produces MDAVTQVPAPVNEPVHSYAPGSPERARLEAELKRLAAEPVELTMAIGGQRRLGGGEPIEVVQPHRHAARLGTMRNATREDARAAVDAALAAAPAWRALSFDDRAAVFLRAADLLAGPWRETIAAATMLGQSKTAQQAEIDSPCELVDFWRFNVHFARQVLAEQPVSSPGVWNRSDHRPLEGFVYAVTPFNFTAIAGNLPTAPALMGNVVVWKPSPTQQLAAHLLMGLLEEAGLPAGVVNMVTGDGLAVSEVALAHPELAGIHFTGSTATFQHLWRTVGENIAGYRSYPRLVGETGGKDFIVAHPSADPAVLRTAMVRGAFEFQGQKCSAASRAYVPASLWERIREELRQEVEGLTMGDVTDLSHFMGAVIDARSFARNKAALDRAHADPTVEVLAGGTCDDSVGYFVRPTVLVGTDPGAEYFREEYFGPILAVHVYEDERYEEMLDQMESASPYALTGAVIAQDRAAVAHTMERLRFAAGNFYINDKPTGAVVGQQPFGGGRASGTNDKAGAAQNLLRWTSTRSIKETFVPPTDYRYPHMG; this is translated from the coding sequence ATGGACGCTGTGACCCAGGTCCCCGCACCGGTGAACGAGCCGGTCCACAGCTACGCCCCCGGCAGTCCGGAGCGGGCCCGGTTGGAGGCGGAGCTGAAGCGGCTCGCGGCGGAGCCGGTCGAGCTGACCATGGCCATCGGCGGGCAGCGGCGGCTGGGCGGCGGTGAGCCGATCGAGGTGGTGCAGCCGCATCGGCATGCAGCGCGGCTGGGCACGATGCGCAATGCGACCCGGGAGGATGCGCGGGCTGCGGTGGATGCGGCGCTGGCGGCGGCTCCGGCGTGGCGGGCGCTGTCGTTCGACGACCGGGCGGCGGTCTTCCTGCGGGCGGCGGACCTGCTGGCCGGTCCGTGGCGGGAGACGATCGCGGCGGCGACGATGCTGGGGCAGTCCAAGACCGCGCAGCAGGCGGAGATCGACAGTCCGTGCGAGCTGGTGGACTTCTGGCGTTTCAATGTGCACTTCGCGCGGCAGGTGTTGGCGGAGCAGCCGGTGTCCTCGCCGGGGGTGTGGAACCGCAGTGACCACCGGCCGCTGGAGGGTTTCGTCTATGCGGTCACGCCGTTCAACTTCACGGCGATCGCGGGGAACCTGCCGACCGCTCCGGCGCTGATGGGCAATGTGGTGGTCTGGAAGCCGTCGCCGACGCAGCAGTTGGCTGCGCATCTGCTGATGGGGCTGCTGGAGGAGGCGGGGCTGCCGGCGGGTGTGGTCAATATGGTGACGGGTGACGGTCTGGCGGTCTCCGAGGTGGCCTTGGCCCATCCGGAGCTGGCCGGGATCCACTTCACCGGGTCCACGGCGACCTTCCAGCACCTGTGGCGGACGGTGGGGGAGAACATCGCCGGGTACCGGTCCTATCCGCGGCTGGTGGGGGAGACCGGGGGCAAGGACTTCATCGTGGCGCATCCTTCGGCCGATCCGGCGGTGCTGAGGACGGCGATGGTCCGGGGTGCGTTCGAGTTCCAGGGCCAGAAGTGCTCGGCCGCCTCCCGCGCCTATGTGCCCGCCTCGCTGTGGGAGCGGATCAGGGAGGAGCTGCGGCAGGAGGTGGAGGGGCTGACGATGGGCGATGTGACCGACCTGTCGCACTTCATGGGCGCGGTCATCGACGCCCGCTCCTTCGCCCGGAACAAGGCCGCCCTCGACCGCGCCCACGCCGACCCGACCGTGGAGGTCCTGGCGGGCGGCACCTGCGACGACAGCGTCGGGTACTTTGTGCGGCCGACGGTGCTGGTGGGCACCGACCCGGGCGCCGAGTACTTCCGCGAGGAGTACTTCGGCCCGATCCTGGCCGTGCACGTCTACGAGGACGAGCGCTACGAGGAGATGCTGGACCAGATGGAGTCCGCCTCCCCGTACGCGCTGACCGGCGCCGTGATCGCCCAGGACCGCGCGGCCGTCGCCCACACCATGGAGCGGCTGCGGTTCGCCGCGGGCAACTTCTACATCAACGACAAGCCCACCGGCGCCGTCGTCGGCCAGCAGCCCTTCGGCGGCGGCCGCGCCTCCGGCACCAACGACAAGGCCGGCGCCGCGCAGAACCTGCTCCGCTGGACCTCCACCCGCTCCATCAAGGAGACCTTCGTCCCGCCGACCGACTACCGCTACCCCCACATGGGCTGA
- a CDS encoding GntR family transcriptional regulator — protein MRSAYVAGKRTASGEAGTANLLSESAHSALCSRLVRCEIMPGERLSEAELRSSLGVGASPVREAIRRLEFEKLVVIYPRSGTYVTDIGLKDSRSVMELRLELEGLSAALACSRGSKAEKENLVALAERQFATENLQECIDLDAAFHRSVYRMTRNDYLITTSEIHFNLALRQWYFCSKAVKTPDWTGVDHRPLAAAIAAGDVDVAGEHIREHVRHDSQQVVKILTDYGL, from the coding sequence GTGCGTTCTGCATACGTCGCCGGCAAGCGAACGGCCAGTGGCGAGGCCGGGACTGCGAACCTGCTCAGTGAATCGGCGCACTCCGCCCTCTGTTCGCGCCTGGTGCGGTGCGAGATCATGCCGGGCGAGCGGCTCAGTGAAGCCGAGCTCCGCAGCAGCCTGGGAGTCGGAGCGTCGCCGGTGCGCGAGGCGATCCGGCGGCTGGAGTTCGAGAAGCTCGTGGTGATCTACCCGCGCAGCGGCACCTATGTCACCGACATCGGGCTCAAGGACTCCCGGTCCGTGATGGAGCTGCGGCTTGAACTCGAAGGTCTCAGCGCAGCCCTGGCGTGCAGCCGTGGATCCAAGGCGGAGAAGGAGAACCTGGTCGCGCTGGCCGAGCGGCAGTTCGCGACCGAGAACCTCCAGGAGTGCATCGACCTGGACGCCGCCTTCCACCGCAGTGTGTACCGGATGACCCGCAACGACTATCTGATCACCACGTCAGAGATCCACTTCAACCTCGCCCTGCGCCAGTGGTACTTCTGCTCGAAGGCGGTGAAGACCCCCGACTGGACCGGAGTGGACCACCGCCCGCTGGCGGCGGCCATCGCCGCCGGAGACGTGGACGTCGCAGGCGAGCACATCCGCGAGCACGTCCGGCATGACTCCCAGCAGGTCGTCAAGATACTCACCGACTACGGCCTCTAG
- a CDS encoding MFS transporter, protein MKKGQLGFLTGTHVVNDMYQGAVPALLPFLMSERHYSYAAVSGIALAATGLSSVVQPVFGMLVDRNHRGWLIPAGFLAAAGGLTAAGLADSYPLTWLCVALAGIGMAAYHPPATNQARAAGGQSQQAMSLFSVGGTIGASLAPALVTLVVGSLGLSGTGLLAIPALVMAGLWAVQGPWMRRRGHTPAVPLVSGGRAATGHRDDWGAFGRLVAVTVGWSIPYVTVTSMLSLHVQRDLHASQAAGAAALTSFTLAGAAGTLLGGWLGDRQGRLFPVRAGYLLAVPALAGVAFAPNFAVAEVATVVYGLAMFLPFAPQVTLAQDYLPNRPGTASGLTLGLAMSVGGLASPLLGWIADAHGLRVVLGTVLAVLLAGLVFAVRLRDRVLTAPPAAEREPVESRVL, encoded by the coding sequence GTGAAGAAGGGACAGCTGGGCTTCCTCACCGGAACCCACGTCGTCAATGACATGTACCAGGGTGCGGTGCCCGCGCTTCTGCCGTTCCTGATGTCCGAGCGGCACTACAGCTATGCCGCCGTCTCCGGGATCGCGCTGGCCGCCACCGGACTGTCGAGCGTGGTCCAGCCGGTCTTCGGCATGCTGGTCGACCGCAACCACCGAGGCTGGCTGATCCCTGCGGGCTTCCTCGCCGCAGCAGGCGGCCTCACCGCCGCCGGGCTGGCGGACAGCTATCCGCTCACCTGGCTCTGCGTGGCCCTCGCCGGGATCGGCATGGCCGCCTACCACCCGCCCGCGACCAACCAGGCTCGCGCGGCCGGCGGCCAGTCCCAGCAGGCGATGAGCCTCTTCTCGGTCGGCGGCACCATCGGCGCCTCCCTGGCCCCGGCGCTGGTCACCCTGGTCGTCGGCTCGCTGGGACTGTCCGGCACCGGGCTGCTGGCCATCCCGGCGCTGGTGATGGCCGGGCTGTGGGCGGTGCAGGGACCCTGGATGCGCCGCCGTGGGCACACCCCCGCCGTACCGCTGGTGTCGGGCGGCAGAGCGGCGACCGGGCACCGGGACGACTGGGGGGCCTTCGGCCGGCTGGTCGCGGTCACGGTCGGCTGGTCCATCCCCTATGTCACGGTCACCTCGATGCTCTCCCTGCACGTCCAGCGCGATCTGCACGCCTCCCAGGCGGCGGGCGCGGCGGCGCTCACCTCCTTCACGCTCGCGGGCGCGGCGGGCACCCTGCTCGGCGGCTGGCTGGGGGACCGCCAGGGACGGCTGTTCCCGGTCCGGGCCGGATATCTGCTGGCCGTACCGGCGCTCGCCGGGGTGGCGTTCGCGCCGAACTTCGCCGTCGCCGAGGTCGCCACCGTGGTGTACGGCCTGGCCATGTTCCTGCCGTTCGCACCGCAGGTGACCCTGGCCCAGGACTACCTGCCCAACCGGCCGGGTACCGCCAGCGGGCTGACCCTGGGCCTGGCCATGTCGGTGGGCGGGCTGGCCTCCCCGCTGCTGGGCTGGATCGCCGACGCGCACGGACTGCGGGTGGTGCTGGGTACGGTGCTGGCGGTGCTGCTGGCCGGGCTGGTCTTCGCCGTACGGCTGCGCGACCGGGTCCTGACCGCGCCCCCGGCGGCGGAGCGGGAACCCGTCGAGAGCCGAGTCCTCTGA